A stretch of the Gemmatirosa kalamazoonensis genome encodes the following:
- a CDS encoding amidohydrolase family protein, translating to MRRLALAALLGALAATSLGAQVPNAGGDSAGRPLRELPLRPTQPLRFTTDEGTWLSLDLSPDGTTIAFDLLGDLYTLPIAGGKATRITSGQAFDGQPHWAPDGKTIAFVSDRNGSDNLWLVEPDGSHARQLTREENRTFISPTWTPDGKYVVVSRNGAGAGYNLFLYHRDGGTGVQLTGAPTAGAGAPNAGGPNAQPFPSNYVGAAFGPDPRYVYSAVRTAAGGGYNQTSLDWQIAVYDRRTGKTFVRTQAPGSGMRPVLSPDGKWLVYATRNDSLTALRLRDLATGDERWLAPDVQRDDQESRYSRDLMPPFAFTPDSKAIVVAHHGHIWRIGVPDGAQTMIPFTADVDQTIAGAIKLEFPYDDSSLVVRQIRNATRSPDGKRLAFTALDKLWVLDLASCPTSTTGDAPAAACRPRRLTTASDVGEFSPAWSPDGRYVAYVTWNEREGGHVYRARPDVPNGAPERLTTQPGFYDKLTYSPDGRRLVLARGPREQRRDRDELGGNSAEAAGVELVWLPATGGAATVITPVTRFGQPHFGPDTGRVYVFEPADGLVSMRYDGTDRQQHLRVGSPGAQQNAGPQVPPPDEILISPDGDRALVQAGTNLYLIYSVPMVGAVAPQISIQNPAQSQVPVRRLTRVGGDFARWSRDGRQVFYSLGRSFFTYDVARADSLVRDSTARADSLRDARRAGAVPNDTATRATGTRATRAVYEPTRLDVTIRVPKDRPSGTVVLRGARLITMKGDEVIPSGDVVVRDNRIAAVGATGSVTVPNDARVIDVSGKTILPGYVDVHAHIWPAFGVHRTQPWEYLINLAYGVTTTRDPQTSTTDVLSYGDLVETGDLVGPRILATGPGVFTRDNIRSLDDARDVLRRYSEFYHTNTIKQYMAGDRKVRQWIAMAAREQGLMPTLEGGLDFKKNITEAMDGYSGIEHTLPIAPQYKDAVQLFAKSGVTWTPTLIVQYGGPWAENYWYENTNVVDDPKVNHFMPRHEIEKKALRRPGWWAPSAYSFPLFAAQAAKVVAAGGRVGLGSHGQFQGIGAHWEIWNIASGGMPRHDVLRVATIFGAESIGMGRQLGSLEPGKLADLQVLDRNPLDDIRNTNSIRYVMKNGRLYDGNTLAELWPRQRQVAGLWWWKDAANGGGDQQR from the coding sequence ATGCGACGCCTCGCCCTCGCCGCGCTCCTCGGCGCGCTCGCTGCCACGTCCCTCGGCGCGCAGGTGCCTAACGCCGGCGGCGATTCCGCCGGCCGCCCGCTGCGCGAGCTGCCGCTGCGTCCCACGCAGCCGCTCCGCTTCACGACCGACGAGGGCACGTGGCTCTCGCTCGACCTCTCGCCGGACGGCACGACGATCGCGTTCGACCTGCTCGGCGACCTGTACACGCTGCCGATCGCGGGCGGCAAGGCGACGCGCATCACGAGCGGCCAGGCGTTCGACGGCCAGCCGCACTGGGCGCCCGACGGCAAGACGATCGCGTTCGTGAGCGACCGCAACGGCTCGGACAACCTGTGGCTCGTCGAGCCGGACGGGTCGCACGCGCGCCAGCTCACGCGCGAGGAGAACCGCACGTTCATCTCGCCGACGTGGACGCCCGACGGCAAGTACGTCGTCGTGTCGCGCAACGGCGCGGGCGCCGGGTACAACCTGTTCCTCTATCACCGCGACGGCGGCACCGGGGTGCAGCTCACCGGCGCGCCGACCGCGGGGGCCGGCGCGCCCAACGCGGGCGGGCCTAACGCGCAGCCGTTCCCGAGCAACTACGTGGGCGCGGCGTTCGGGCCGGATCCGCGCTACGTCTACTCGGCCGTGCGCACCGCGGCGGGCGGCGGCTACAACCAGACGTCGCTCGACTGGCAGATCGCCGTCTACGACCGCCGCACCGGCAAGACGTTCGTGCGCACGCAGGCGCCGGGGTCGGGGATGCGCCCCGTGCTGAGCCCCGACGGCAAGTGGCTCGTCTACGCAACGCGCAACGACTCGCTCACGGCGCTCCGGCTCCGCGACCTCGCGACCGGCGACGAGCGGTGGCTCGCTCCCGACGTGCAGCGCGACGACCAGGAGTCGCGCTACAGCCGCGACCTCATGCCGCCGTTCGCGTTCACGCCGGACAGCAAGGCGATCGTCGTCGCGCACCACGGGCACATCTGGCGCATCGGCGTGCCCGACGGCGCGCAGACGATGATCCCGTTCACCGCCGACGTCGATCAGACGATCGCCGGCGCGATCAAGCTCGAGTTCCCGTACGACGACTCGTCGCTCGTCGTTCGGCAGATCCGGAACGCGACGCGCTCGCCCGACGGCAAGCGGCTCGCGTTCACCGCGCTCGACAAGCTCTGGGTGCTCGACCTCGCATCGTGTCCGACGTCGACCACCGGCGACGCGCCGGCGGCGGCGTGCCGTCCGCGCCGTCTCACGACCGCGAGCGACGTCGGCGAGTTCTCCCCCGCATGGTCGCCCGATGGGCGGTATGTCGCGTACGTGACGTGGAACGAGCGCGAGGGGGGCCACGTCTACCGCGCGCGCCCCGACGTGCCTAACGGCGCCCCGGAGCGGCTCACGACGCAGCCCGGCTTCTACGACAAGCTGACCTACTCGCCCGACGGCCGCCGCCTGGTGCTCGCGCGGGGCCCGCGCGAGCAGCGCCGCGACCGCGACGAGCTGGGCGGGAACAGCGCCGAGGCGGCCGGCGTGGAGCTCGTGTGGCTGCCGGCGACCGGCGGGGCGGCGACGGTGATCACGCCGGTGACGCGCTTCGGCCAGCCGCACTTCGGTCCCGACACGGGCCGCGTCTACGTGTTCGAGCCGGCCGACGGCCTCGTGTCGATGCGCTACGACGGCACCGACCGCCAGCAGCACCTGCGCGTCGGCAGCCCCGGCGCGCAGCAGAACGCCGGCCCGCAGGTGCCGCCGCCGGACGAGATCCTCATCTCCCCCGACGGCGACCGCGCGCTGGTGCAGGCGGGCACGAACCTGTACCTGATCTACTCCGTGCCGATGGTCGGCGCCGTCGCACCGCAGATCTCCATCCAGAACCCGGCGCAGTCGCAGGTGCCGGTGCGGCGTCTCACGCGCGTCGGCGGCGACTTCGCGCGCTGGTCGCGCGACGGCAGGCAGGTCTTCTACTCGCTGGGCCGCTCGTTCTTCACGTACGACGTGGCGCGCGCCGACTCGCTCGTGCGCGACTCCACGGCGCGCGCCGACTCGCTGCGCGACGCGCGGCGCGCCGGCGCGGTGCCGAACGACACCGCCACGCGCGCGACGGGCACCCGCGCCACGCGCGCCGTCTACGAGCCGACGCGCCTCGACGTCACCATCCGCGTGCCGAAGGACCGCCCGTCGGGCACGGTCGTGCTGCGCGGCGCGCGCCTCATCACGATGAAGGGCGACGAGGTGATCCCGAGCGGCGACGTCGTCGTGCGCGACAACCGCATCGCCGCCGTCGGCGCCACGGGGAGCGTGACGGTGCCTAACGACGCGCGCGTCATCGACGTCTCGGGGAAGACGATCCTCCCTGGCTACGTCGACGTCCACGCGCACATCTGGCCGGCGTTCGGCGTGCATCGCACGCAGCCGTGGGAGTACCTCATCAACCTCGCGTACGGCGTCACGACCACGCGCGACCCGCAGACGTCGACCACCGACGTGCTGTCGTACGGCGATCTCGTGGAGACGGGGGATCTCGTCGGCCCGCGCATCCTCGCCACGGGTCCGGGCGTGTTCACGCGCGACAACATCCGCAGCCTCGACGACGCGCGCGACGTGCTGCGGCGCTACTCCGAGTTCTATCACACGAACACGATCAAGCAGTACATGGCCGGCGACCGGAAGGTGCGGCAGTGGATCGCCATGGCCGCGCGCGAGCAGGGGCTCATGCCCACGCTCGAGGGCGGGCTCGACTTCAAGAAGAACATCACCGAGGCGATGGACGGCTACTCGGGCATCGAGCACACGCTCCCCATCGCGCCGCAGTACAAGGACGCGGTGCAGCTGTTCGCGAAGAGCGGCGTGACGTGGACGCCGACGCTCATCGTGCAGTACGGCGGCCCGTGGGCGGAGAACTACTGGTACGAGAACACGAACGTCGTGGACGACCCGAAGGTGAACCACTTCATGCCGCGCCACGAGATCGAGAAGAAGGCGCTGCGCCGCCCGGGATGGTGGGCGCCGTCGGCGTACTCGTTCCCGCTGTTCGCCGCGCAGGCCGCGAAGGTCGTCGCCGCGGGCGGCCGTGTGGGGTTGGGCAGCCACGGCCAGTTCCAGGGCATCGGCGCCCACTGGGAGATCTGGAACATCGCGTCGGGCGGCATGCCGCGGCACGACGTGCTGCGCGTCGCGACGATCTTCGGCGCCGAGTCGATCGGGATGGGCCGGCAGCTCGGCTCCCTCGAGCCGGGCAAGCTCGCCGACCTGCAGGTGCTCGACCGCAACCCGCTCGACGACATCCGCAACACGAACTCGATTCGCTACGTGATGAAGAACGGCCGCCTGTACGATGGGAACACGCTCGCCGAGCTGTGGCCGCGACAGCGGCAGGTGGCGGGGCTCTGGTGGTGGAAGGATGCCGCGAACGGTGGGGGAGATCAGCAACGTTAG
- a CDS encoding DUF7133 domain-containing protein, protein MPRLAPRSPTTIAVLLGTIALHTASAQQEPPVRPNGGRPIAPITDTTTKEPAIVPVSPREEQQRFVLQPGWRIDPVLTEPDIAEPAAIAFDGNGRMFVLELRTYMQDADATGELAPGGRISVHEDADNDGVYEKHTVFVDGLVFPRFVLPWGKNAVLTMESNADEVWKYTDTDGDGKADRKELFTTRYGRSGNVEHQQAFLTWAMDNWLYSTYNAFRIRPTPNGMLREPTGPNGAQWGVTQDDDGKVWFQGGASGVPSYFQFPIVYGAFKVPDELAPGFKEPFGLAGVGDFQPGPTASRADGTLKEVTGSAGNDVVRGHRMPNDLLGDYLYGEPVARIVRRIHPVVTEGLTQLHNVYQPERAEFVRSIDPLFRPTDMATAPDGTVYVVDMYRGIIQESQWTPRGSHIRAKIEQYGLERAIGRGRIWRLSFEALPRDTTRPRMLDETPAQLVTHLRHPNGWWRDMAQQLLVLKGDRSVAPALRDIVRRDTMLVARFHALWTLEGLGALDAPLVRAALADPSPRMRVQAIRASETLYKAGDTTFAARWRALARDPSVDVALQAMMTLATLKVRGAADVARATMAANPARGVQVVGAQLLAPPPARVTNGNGAALTVAEAALVARGDTVFTELCSQCHGEGGRGVRTADGRLVAPMLAGSPRVQGHRDYVVKTLLRGLTGPIDGRTYQGALMAPMGDHDDAWIAAVASYVRLALGNRATPVTTRDVARVRAATAARRTPWTYAELAASMPVELRPQPTWKATASHNAERARGAFDYAGWTSGAAQAAGMWLQVELPAPALLTELQFESPTARVAVPNAGRDAPTPLTYPRAYRVELSSDGATWSTAVAGEGTGAITSVSFAPTRARFVRITLTGDGADAPETPAGTVWGIQQLRLWGPARR, encoded by the coding sequence ATGCCCAGGCTCGCACCCCGTTCGCCCACTACGATCGCCGTCCTGTTAGGCACGATCGCCCTGCACACGGCATCGGCGCAGCAGGAGCCGCCCGTGCGCCCGAACGGCGGCCGCCCCATCGCGCCGATCACCGACACGACGACGAAGGAGCCCGCCATCGTCCCCGTGTCGCCGCGCGAGGAGCAGCAGCGGTTCGTGCTGCAGCCTGGCTGGCGCATCGATCCCGTGCTCACGGAGCCCGACATCGCCGAGCCGGCGGCGATCGCGTTCGACGGCAACGGGCGGATGTTCGTGCTCGAGCTGCGCACCTACATGCAGGACGCCGACGCGACCGGCGAGCTCGCGCCCGGCGGCCGCATCTCGGTGCACGAGGACGCCGACAACGACGGCGTGTACGAGAAGCACACGGTGTTCGTCGACGGGCTCGTGTTCCCGCGCTTCGTGCTGCCGTGGGGGAAGAACGCCGTCCTCACGATGGAGTCGAACGCCGACGAGGTGTGGAAGTACACGGACACCGACGGCGACGGCAAGGCGGACCGGAAGGAGCTGTTCACCACGCGCTACGGCCGCTCCGGGAACGTCGAGCACCAGCAGGCGTTCCTCACCTGGGCGATGGACAACTGGCTGTACAGCACGTACAACGCGTTCCGCATCCGCCCCACGCCTAACGGCATGCTGCGCGAGCCGACGGGGCCGAACGGCGCGCAGTGGGGCGTGACGCAGGACGACGACGGCAAGGTGTGGTTCCAGGGCGGGGCGAGCGGCGTGCCGTCGTACTTCCAGTTCCCGATCGTCTACGGCGCGTTCAAGGTGCCCGACGAGCTGGCCCCGGGCTTCAAGGAGCCGTTCGGGCTCGCCGGCGTCGGCGACTTCCAGCCCGGCCCCACCGCGTCGCGCGCCGACGGCACGTTGAAGGAGGTCACCGGCTCGGCCGGGAACGACGTCGTGCGCGGGCACCGCATGCCTAACGATCTGCTCGGCGACTACCTGTACGGCGAGCCGGTCGCGCGCATCGTGCGGCGCATCCACCCGGTGGTGACCGAGGGGCTCACGCAGCTCCACAACGTGTATCAGCCGGAGCGCGCGGAGTTCGTGCGGTCGATCGACCCGCTGTTCCGTCCCACCGACATGGCCACGGCACCCGACGGCACGGTGTACGTCGTCGACATGTACCGCGGCATCATCCAGGAGTCGCAGTGGACGCCCCGCGGGAGCCACATCCGCGCGAAGATCGAGCAGTACGGCCTGGAGCGCGCGATCGGCCGCGGGCGCATCTGGCGGCTGTCGTTCGAAGCGCTTCCGCGCGACACCACGCGCCCGCGCATGCTCGACGAGACGCCGGCGCAGCTCGTGACGCACCTGCGCCACCCGAACGGCTGGTGGCGCGACATGGCGCAGCAGCTGCTCGTGCTGAAGGGCGACCGCTCCGTCGCGCCGGCGCTGCGCGACATCGTGCGACGCGACACGATGCTCGTCGCGCGCTTCCACGCGCTGTGGACGCTCGAGGGCCTCGGCGCGCTCGACGCGCCGCTCGTGCGCGCCGCGCTCGCGGACCCGAGCCCCCGCATGCGCGTGCAGGCGATCCGCGCGAGCGAGACGCTGTACAAGGCCGGCGACACGACGTTCGCCGCGCGGTGGCGCGCGCTCGCCCGCGACCCGAGCGTCGACGTCGCGCTGCAGGCGATGATGACGCTCGCCACGCTGAAGGTGCGCGGCGCGGCCGACGTCGCGCGCGCGACGATGGCCGCGAACCCCGCGCGCGGCGTGCAGGTCGTCGGCGCGCAGCTTCTTGCCCCGCCGCCGGCGCGCGTCACGAACGGCAACGGCGCCGCGCTCACCGTGGCCGAGGCGGCGCTCGTCGCGCGCGGCGACACGGTGTTCACCGAGCTGTGCTCGCAGTGCCACGGCGAGGGCGGGCGCGGCGTGCGCACGGCCGACGGCCGCCTCGTCGCGCCGATGCTCGCCGGCAGCCCGCGCGTGCAGGGCCACCGCGACTACGTCGTGAAGACGCTGCTGCGGGGCCTGACCGGGCCGATCGACGGGCGCACCTACCAGGGCGCGCTCATGGCGCCGATGGGCGACCACGACGACGCGTGGATCGCCGCCGTCGCGTCGTACGTGCGCCTCGCGTTGGGCAACCGCGCCACGCCGGTGACGACGCGCGACGTGGCCCGCGTCCGCGCCGCGACCGCCGCGCGGCGCACGCCGTGGACGTACGCCGAGCTGGCCGCGAGCATGCCGGTGGAGCTGCGCCCGCAGCCCACGTGGAAGGCGACGGCGAGCCACAACGCGGAGCGCGCGCGCGGCGCGTTCGACTACGCGGGGTGGACGAGCGGCGCCGCGCAGGCCGCCGGGATGTGGCTCCAGGTGGAGCTGCCGGCGCCAGCGCTGCTCACCGAGCTGCAGTTCGAGTCGCCCACGGCGCGCGTCGCGGTGCCTAACGCCGGCCGCGACGCGCCGACGCCGCTCACGTACCCGCGCGCCTACCGCGTGGAGCTGTCGAGCGACGGCGCGACGTGGAGCACGGCGGTCGCCGGCGAGGGGACGGGCGCGATCACGAGCGTCTCGTTCGCGCCGACGCGGGCGCGCTTCGTTCGCATCACGCTCACCGGCGACGGCGCCGACGCGCCGGAGACGCCGGCGGGGACGGTGTGGGGGATCCAGCAGCTGCGGCTGTGGGGTCCGGCGCGGCGCTGA
- a CDS encoding protein kinase domain-containing protein: protein MSRVFVARDARLGRRVVVKVLRPDLAAGLSAWRFEREVRLAAGLQHPHVVPVHVAGEIDGLPFYTMPYVEGESLRQRLTREGALPVAGVVRLMRELADALAYAHDAGVVHRDLKPENVLLSGGHAVVADFGIAKALAAATHAGGVADAAALTTATAAGVAVGTPAYMAPEQALGDPAADHRVDLYALGVLAYEALAGAHPFAAKTPQQLVAAHITEAPGPLADRRPEVPPALAALIARLLAKHADARPQSANAVVRELDELLPAVAPRRAAALSGRAPSARRRRVMIACGLVLLVAAGAGVAVRSRLRTNGPRASHPLGTRVAVLPFDNLGPDADDYFAQGLADAIRGQLATLPSLGVIDGHSTVQYRGTTKPLRNIGRELGVAYVLHGVVQWERGADGVRRVQVRPALVHVDDGITRWTAPYTAEPTDVFQVQADIADHVARALDVALDERQRLEVATVPTRNAAAYDQYLRGLVIEQSTAYLSAARFEEVIEAYARSVALDPGFGLAWAKLAAARAALLESPSFAMGANVALARQALDSAQRLAPNAAETHMAVAAFAIAMDGDPVRAVEAMRAAYRARPNDVVVLVTLGAHLFWQRPTLNEGLAMMARAAELDPRRPSGQASRFFRAAGRYPEALRYADHSIALAPDDFTGYSDKAVALIDAGAGVVAARAVLDSAVRRLGAVAVTRALVTDWWADATAVLGEPYEGRLEALTLADFPVPTSDDSSGYYYVKAQFWHRKGARARAVAYCDSNRAIIGRGRPVPDTAPVVTGTADLNVVRALASTAACQGHRDEALRYVAALREVQRRPRHLFDEMVVAMSLAEAYLFLGDRDAAVSQLERAVGPPSNLSVNRLRVDGFYASLRGHPRFEALVSRGAR, encoded by the coding sequence ATGTCGCGCGTGTTCGTCGCGCGCGACGCGCGGCTCGGCCGGCGCGTGGTGGTCAAGGTGCTGCGGCCGGACCTCGCCGCCGGTCTCTCGGCCTGGCGCTTCGAGCGAGAGGTTCGGCTCGCGGCCGGTCTCCAGCACCCGCACGTGGTACCCGTGCACGTGGCGGGCGAGATCGACGGGCTGCCGTTCTACACGATGCCGTACGTCGAGGGCGAGAGCCTGCGGCAGCGGCTCACACGCGAAGGCGCCCTCCCGGTGGCCGGGGTCGTTCGCCTTATGCGCGAGCTGGCCGACGCGCTGGCCTACGCGCACGACGCCGGGGTGGTGCACCGCGATCTGAAGCCGGAGAACGTCCTGCTCTCCGGCGGGCACGCGGTGGTCGCGGACTTCGGCATCGCCAAGGCCCTCGCCGCCGCGACGCACGCGGGTGGCGTGGCGGACGCCGCGGCTCTCACCACTGCCACCGCGGCCGGCGTCGCGGTGGGCACGCCAGCGTACATGGCGCCCGAGCAGGCCCTCGGCGACCCTGCAGCCGATCACCGCGTCGACCTCTACGCGTTAGGCGTGCTGGCGTACGAAGCACTGGCGGGCGCACACCCGTTCGCCGCGAAGACCCCGCAGCAGCTTGTCGCGGCGCACATTACCGAAGCCCCCGGGCCGCTTGCCGATCGGCGGCCGGAGGTGCCGCCCGCGCTCGCGGCGCTGATCGCGCGGCTGCTCGCGAAGCACGCCGACGCTCGGCCGCAGAGCGCGAACGCGGTCGTCCGCGAGCTCGACGAGCTGCTCCCGGCGGTGGCGCCGCGTCGCGCCGCTGCATTGTCGGGGCGTGCTCCGTCCGCGCGGCGTCGGCGGGTGATGATCGCGTGCGGGCTCGTCCTACTCGTTGCCGCAGGCGCCGGAGTGGCCGTCAGGAGTCGGCTGCGAACAAACGGGCCGCGGGCGAGCCATCCGTTAGGCACCCGCGTCGCCGTGCTGCCGTTCGACAACCTGGGGCCCGACGCGGACGACTACTTCGCGCAGGGGCTCGCGGACGCGATCCGCGGACAGCTCGCCACACTGCCATCGCTCGGGGTGATCGACGGGCACAGCACGGTGCAGTATCGCGGCACGACGAAGCCGCTGCGCAACATCGGGCGGGAGCTCGGTGTCGCGTACGTGCTCCACGGCGTGGTGCAGTGGGAGCGCGGGGCGGACGGCGTGCGGCGCGTGCAGGTGCGGCCGGCGCTGGTTCACGTCGACGACGGGATCACGCGCTGGACGGCGCCGTACACCGCCGAGCCGACCGACGTGTTCCAGGTGCAGGCCGACATCGCGGACCACGTGGCGCGCGCGCTCGACGTCGCGCTCGACGAGCGCCAGCGTCTCGAGGTCGCAACCGTCCCGACCCGGAACGCGGCGGCGTACGACCAGTATCTGCGCGGCCTCGTGATCGAGCAGAGCACGGCCTACTTGAGCGCGGCGCGGTTCGAGGAGGTCATAGAGGCGTACGCGCGGTCGGTGGCGCTCGACCCGGGGTTCGGACTCGCCTGGGCGAAGCTCGCGGCCGCGCGGGCGGCGCTACTGGAAAGTCCGAGCTTCGCGATGGGCGCCAACGTGGCGCTGGCCCGGCAAGCGCTCGACAGCGCGCAGCGGCTCGCCCCGAATGCGGCCGAGACGCACATGGCCGTGGCTGCGTTCGCGATCGCGATGGACGGCGATCCCGTGCGCGCGGTCGAGGCGATGCGCGCCGCGTATCGGGCACGGCCTAACGACGTGGTCGTGCTCGTCACGCTGGGCGCCCATCTGTTCTGGCAGCGCCCGACGCTGAACGAGGGGCTCGCGATGATGGCGCGCGCAGCGGAGCTCGACCCGCGAAGGCCTTCGGGCCAGGCGTCGCGCTTCTTCCGGGCCGCGGGGCGTTACCCGGAAGCACTCCGCTACGCGGACCATTCGATCGCGCTGGCGCCCGACGACTTCACGGGCTACAGCGACAAGGCGGTCGCCCTCATCGACGCCGGCGCCGGCGTCGTCGCCGCGCGCGCGGTGCTCGACAGCGCGGTCCGGCGACTCGGCGCGGTCGCGGTGACGCGCGCGCTGGTCACCGACTGGTGGGCCGACGCCACGGCGGTCCTCGGCGAGCCGTACGAGGGCCGCCTCGAGGCGCTCACGCTCGCCGACTTCCCGGTGCCGACGTCGGACGACAGCAGCGGGTACTACTACGTCAAGGCGCAGTTCTGGCACCGCAAGGGAGCGCGCGCACGCGCGGTGGCGTACTGCGACTCGAATCGCGCCATCATCGGACGGGGCCGCCCCGTGCCGGATACGGCGCCCGTCGTGACGGGCACGGCCGACCTGAACGTCGTCAGGGCACTCGCCTCGACAGCGGCGTGCCAGGGACATCGCGACGAAGCGCTGCGCTACGTCGCGGCCTTGCGCGAGGTGCAGCGCCGACCGCGTCACCTGTTCGACGAGATGGTCGTCGCGATGAGCCTGGCCGAGGCCTACCTGTTCCTCGGCGACCGCGACGCCGCCGTGTCGCAGCTCGAGCGCGCCGTCGGTCCCCCGTCAAACCTCTCGGTGAATCGCCTCCGTGTGGACGGATTCTACGCCTCGCTCCGTGGGCACCCGCGGTTCGAGGCGCTCGTGAGCCGCGGCGCGCGATGA